One Phaseolus vulgaris cultivar G19833 chromosome 2, P. vulgaris v2.0, whole genome shotgun sequence DNA window includes the following coding sequences:
- the LOC137809988 gene encoding protein phosphatase 2C 29-like, whose amino-acid sequence MGSNGLCNLFSCFKASSNHNHGHGHGHSHNHNQSQLVFAETEPLDETLGHSFCYVRSSARFLSPSHSDRILSPSNSLRFSPSHRSDFPETAFKAISGASVSANSSVPKTVLQSEDDDTTVNGFRGTASFSALPLQPAPRGGETLASERERRAFFLSGPIESGALSGPLDDAVSGSAGVPFSAPLGGGVYVKKKRKKSIAGLRKAFQRSLSEKKRPWVVPVGRKGKTEATSETENESNVQWALGKAGEDRVHVVVSEEQGWLFVGIYDGFNGPDAPEFLMGNLYRALHKELQGLFWELEEPQSQVQGTNPAPEVEDNEVEPRDEVEVEEDSNSLRGSVKRVTFQAEGTESRRRRLWEFLAEEDDAENGLDLSGSDRFAFSVDDALSASKEDSGGSRRWLILSKLKHGLSRHKEGHGRRLLPWSLGVGVVEKEKEKVENPTTAEEEEEEEEEEEEKGHGGRKRKVGPVDHELVLRALSRALEMTELAYLDMTDKLIDTNPELALMGSCLLAVLMRDDDVYVMNVGDSRAIVAHYECEEVDATSKETGSGGGIGSSGECIVEESSAPDEGGVVLGNEGPARERRLVALQLSTDHSTSIEEEIVRIKNEHPDDSHCIVNDRVKGRLKVTRAFGAGFLKQPKWNDVVLEMFRNEYIGTAPYISCCPSLRHHRLCPRDQFLILSSDGLYQYLSNEEVVSQVQSFMEKFPDGDPAQHLIEELLLRAAKKAGMDLHELLDIPQGDRRKYHDDVTVMVISLEGRIWKSSGKYP is encoded by the exons ATGGGAAGCAATGGACTGTGCAATCTCTTTTCTTGTTTCAAAGCTTCTTCAAATCACAACCATGGCCATGGCCATGGCCATAGCCATAACCATAACCAGAGTCAGTTGGTTTTTGCGGAGACAGAGCCATTGGACGAAACCCTAGGCCACTCTTTCTGCTACGTGAGATCCTCAGCTCGCTTTCTCTCGCCATCCCATTCCGATCGCATCCTCTCCCCCTCCAACTCTCTCCGCTTCTCGCCCTCTCATCGCTCCGATTTCCCCGAAACCGCATTCAAGGCCATTTCCGGCGCCTCCGTCAGCGCCAACAGCTCCGTGCCCAAAACGGTGCTGCAGTCTGAGGACGACGACACCACCGTCAATGGCTTCAGAGGAACAGCGTCCTTCAGCGCTCTCCCTCTCCAGCCGGCGCCGAGAGGAGGAGAGACTCTTGCCTCGGAGAGAGAGCGGAGGGCGTTCTTTCTCTCGGGGCCAATTGAGAGCGGCGCGCTCTCGGGACCCCTTGACGACGCCGTTTCGGGCTCAGCGGGAGTGCCTTTCTCTGCTCCGCTCGGGGGTGGAGTGTACGTGAAGAAGAAGCGGAAGAAGAGCATTGCCGGGTTGAGGAAAGCCTTCCAGCGGAGTCTCTCGGAGAAGAAGCGGCCTTGGGTTGTGCCGGTGGGGCGGAAGGGGAAGACGGAGGCGACGAGCGAGACGGAGAACGAGAGCAATGTGCAGTGGGCGCTGGGAAAAGCGGGGGAGGATCGTGTGCATGTGGTTGTATCGGAAGAACAGGGTTGGTTGTTCGTAGGGATATACGACGGTTTCAATGGCCCTGATGCGCCAGAGTTTCTCATGGGTAATCTTTACCGTGCCCTCCACAAAGAGCTCCAGGGTTTGTTTTGGGAACTTGAAGAACCGCAGTCGCAGGTGCAGGGAACTAACCCTGCACCTGAGGTGGAGGATAATGAAGTTGAACCCCGGGATGAggtggaggtggaggaagaCTCTAATTCTCTCCGAGGATCGGTTAAGAGAGTGACGTTTCAAGCGGAGGGGACTGAGAGCAGGAGGAGAAGGCTGTGGGAGTTTCTGGCTGAGGAGGATGATGCGGAGAACGGGCTCGATCTTTCCGGGTCTGATAGGTTTGCGTTTTCGGTTGATGATGCGCTCAGTGCTAGCAAGGAGGATTCGGGAGGTAGTAGACGGTGGTTGATTTTGTCTAAGTTGAAGCATGGGTTGTCGAGGCATAAGGAGGGTCATGGGAGGAGGTTGTTGCCGTGGAGCTTGGGCGTGGGGGTGGTggagaaggagaaggagaaggtGGAAAATCCAACGACGgcagaggaggaggaggaggaggaggaggaggaggaggagaaggGTCACGGTGGGAGGAAGCGGAAAGTGGGGCCTGTGGATCATGAGTTGGTTTTGAGGGCGTTGTCTAGGGCGCTTGAGATGACTGAGCTTGCTTATTTGGATATGACGGATAAGCTGATTGATACCAACCCGGAGCTTGCTCTGATGGGGTCGTGTCTGTTGGCTGTGTTGATGAGGGATGATGATGTTTATGTTATGAACGTGGGGGATAGCCGCGCCATTGTGGCACATTATGAGTGTGAGGAGGTTGATGCTACTAGTAAGGAAACGGGGAGTGGTGGAGGCATTGGGTCAAGCGGGGAGTGCATAGTGGAGGAGTCGTCGGCTCCAGACGAAGGTGGTGTCGTGTTAGGGAATGAGGGTCCTGCCCGGGAAAGGAGGTTGGTTGCATTGCAGCTGTCCACTGATCACAGCACCAGCATTGAAGAG GAAATTGTTAGAATTAAGAATGAGCATCCTGATGATAGCCATTGTATTGTAAATGATAGAGTGAAAGGCCGTCTTAAGGTTACTAGAGCTTTTGGTGCTGGATTTTTGAAACAG CCAAAGTGGAATGATGTGGTGCTAGAAATGTTTCGTAATGAGTATATTGGCACTGCTCCATACATATCCTGCTGCCCTTCATTACGTCACCATAGATTATGCCCTAGAGATCAGTTCTTGATCCTCTCATCTGATGGTTTGTATCAATACCTAAGCAATGAAGAAGTGGTTTCTCAGGTCCAGAGCTTCATGGAAAAGTTTCCGGATGGAGATCCAGCCCAGCATTTAATAGAGGAGCTGCTCCTACGTGCTGCCAAAAAGGCTG GAATGGATTTGCATGAGTTGCTGGATATCCCtcaaggagatcggaggaagtATCATGATGATGTGACTGTTATGGTGATATCACTTGAAGGAAGAATCTGGAAATCGTCAGGGAAGTATCCGTGA
- the LOC137809990 gene encoding protein ABCI7, chloroplastic, producing MNGVGLSPAAWSSLIPSSSSSSSSSSPFSWVSQKKLVKPKAHNKGFTSDPYVLELAETLEESIPSTASIPFPLHNLRNASSQSLLSTPWPSRREEPFRFNDLSFIRQSRILPLSHPSPVNILTSHLPHGVYVGPLSALSSSPLLHTVSQFLPHTFPDADLFWSINGIAAPDLTLVYVPEGCHLQNPIHFQYTPPQPPSTHSSDTMYLSNPRVLVVLEKGASAHITEDFSAAPGNENERYWSNAAFEAVIGEGAKLSHSYIQTQSFRAAHIKWTSVRQESSSTYQLTEVSAGGKLGRHNLHIQQLGPDTVTDLSSLHLSVGDQTQDLHSTLVLDHPRGYSRQLHKCIVTHSQGQAVFDGNVKVNRYAQQTDAGQLTRSLLLEPRATVNVKPNLQIVADDVKCSHGAAISDLEESQLLYFQARGIDQKTARRVLIFAFGGEVIDKFPCSSIRDRVRSQIKNLLDPSSN from the exons ATGAACGGTGTAGGATTGTCTCCGGCGGCATGGAGTTCCCTGAttccttcttcttcatcttcttcttcttcttcttctccgtTCTCTTGGGTTTCTCAGAAGAAATTGGTGAAACCCAAAGCCCATAACAAGGGCTTCACCTCAGACCCCTACGTTCTGGAACTGGCCGAAACCCTGGAAGAGAGCATCCCCAGCACAGCCTCCATCCCTTTCCCTCTCCACAACCTCCGAAACGCTTCTTCCCAATCCCTCCTCTCCACTCCATGGCCTTCCCGCCGAGAAGAGCCCTTCCGCTTCAACGACCTCTCTTTCATCCGTCAATCCCGCATCCTCCCCCTCTCCCATCCCTCTCCCGTCAACATCCTCACTTCCCACCTCCCTCACGGCGTCTACGTCGGCCCCCTCTCCGCCCTCTCCTCCTCCCCCCTCCTCCACACAGTCTCCCAATTCCTCCCCCACACCTTCCCCGATGCCGACCTCTTCTGGTCCATCAACGGAATCGCCGCTCCCGATTTAACCCTCGTCTACGTCCCCGAGGGCTGCCACCTCCAAAACCCCATCCACTTCCAATACACTCCGCCGCAGCCCCCCTCCACCCACTCTTCCGACACCATGTACCTTTCCAATCCCAGGGTTCTCGTCGTGCTCGAGAAAGGCGCAAGTGCCCATATAACTGAAGACTTTTCCGCCGCGCCGGGGAACGAGAACGAGCGCTATTGGAGTAACGCTGCTTTTGAGGCGGTCATCGGAGAAGGTGCGAAGCTTTCTCATTCTTACATCCAGACACAGTCTTTCCGTGCCGCTCACATCAAATGGACCTCCGTTCGCCAG GAATCGTCTAGTACTTATCAACTTACAGAGGTGAGTGCGGGAGGAAAACTGGGGAGGCACAATCTTCATATCCAGCAATTGGGTCCTGATACTGTCACCGACTTATCCTCTCTGCACTTGTCTGTGGGTGATCAAACGCAGGACCTGCATAGCACTCTTGTACTGGACCATCCACGGGGCTATTCTCGTCAACTTCACAAATGCATTGTTACTCATTCCCAGGGACAGGCAGTTTTTGACGGAAACGTTAAGGTTAACAG GTATGCTCAGCAGACCGATGCAGGTCAGTTAACAAGAAGTCTTCTGCTTGAACCTCGTGCAACCGTGAATGTCAAACCGAATCTCCAAATTGTGGCGGATGATGTCAAGTGCTCTCACGGGGCTGCAATAAGTGATCTGGAAGAAAGTCAGCTCCTGTATTTCCAGGCACGCGGCATCGACCAAAAGACTGCTAGAAGAGTTCTAATTTTTGCTTTTGGAGGAGAGGTGATTGATAAGTTTCCTTGTTCTTCCATTAGAGACAGAGTACGAAGCCAGATTAAAAATTTGTTGGATCCATCTTCTAATTGA
- the LOC137809989 gene encoding aluminum-activated malate transporter 12-like, producing the protein MVPKVFAGQEMVVENESCIMNGNWKKRVHVFGERVRRIPTKACQTTWRVGREDPRRLIHAFKVGLSLTLVSLLYLLEPFYKTIGQSAIWAVMTVVVVLEFTAGATLCKGLNRGLGTLLAGLLAFIVGYVANACGRVSQAIIIGAAVFSIGALATYMRFIPYIKKNYDYGIVIFLLTFNLIAVSSYRVDNVLKIAHERVYTIAIGCAVCLLMSLLVFPNWSGEDLHNSTVYKLEGLAKSIEACVNEYFYGEIEGSGDIKLSEDPIYKGYKAVLDSKSIDETLALHASWEPRHSRYCHRFPWQQYVKVGAVLRQFGYTVVALHGCLRTEIQTPRSVRAMFKDPCIRLAAEVSKVLIELSNSIRNRRHCSPEILSDHLHEALQDLNTAIKSQPRLFLGPKHRHNQASNMFKIAAEQVGHGKTSLSSVKTDSSALLEWKNKRVSTEQTKESERKSLRPQLSKIAITSLEFSEALPFAAFASLLVETVAKLDLVIEEVEELGRLACFKEFIPGDEFVVTCDEPRIDVFHNHLPSHGVD; encoded by the exons ATGGTTCCCAAAGTTTTTGCTGGCCAGGAAATGGTGGTTGAGAATGAGAGTTGCATAATGAATGGTAACTGGAAGAAACGTGTGCATGTTTTTGGTGAGAGGGTGAGGAGAATTCCTACTAAGGCTTGTCAAACTACATGGAGGGTGGGGCGTGAAGATCCAAGAAGGTTGATCCATGCATTCAAAGTGGGTTTGTCTCTCACTCTGGTTTCTTTGTTGTATTTGTTGGAGCCATTTTACAAGACGATTGGACAGAGTGCTATTTGGGCTGTCATGACTGTGGTGGTTGTGTTGGAATTCACAGCAG GGGCAACTTTGTGCAAAGGGCTCAACAGAGGATTGGGAACACTGTTAGCAGGATTATTGGCATTCATTGTTGGGTATGTTGCAAATGCATGTGGCCGAGTCTCTCAAGCTATCATCATTGGAGCTGCAGTTTTTTCTATAG GAGCTCTAGCTACATATATGAGGTTTATTCCCTATATAAAGAAGAATTATGACTATGGTATAGTTATATTTCTCTTGACTTTCAACCTGATTGCTGTGTCAAGCTACCGGGTTGATAATGTGTTGAAGATTGCACATGAGCGTGTATACACCATTGCCATAGGCTGTGCTGTTTGCCTTCTCATGAGTCTACTGGTATTTCCAAATTGGTCAGGAGAAGACCTCCATAATTCCACTGTTTACAAGCTTGAAGGCCTTGCCAAATCCATAGAAG CTTGTGTGAATGAATACTTTTATGGAGAAATAGAAGGTTCTGGAGATATAAAATTGTCTGAGGATCCAATATACAAAGGTTATAAGGCTGTTTTGGATTCAAAATCCATTGATGAGACACTG GCATTGCATGCAAGTTGGGAGCCAAGGCATTCGAGGTACTGTCATAGATTTCCATGGCAGCAATATGTAAAAGTTGGAGCTGTTCTGCGTCAATTTGGTTATACTGTGGTGGCCTTACATGGCTGTTTGAGAACAGAAATCCAG aCACCACGATCTGTGAGAGCCATGTTCAAGGACCCTTGCATTCGGCTTGCAGCAGAGGTATCGAAAGTACTGATAGAACTTTCCAACAGCATAAGGAATCGAAGGCATTGCTCTCCAGAAATACTCTCTGATCATCTGCACGAAGCCCTGCAGGACCTGAACACTGCCATAAAATCTCAACCTCGGCTCTTCTTAGGCCCCAAACACAGGCACAACCAAGCCAGCAACATGTTCAAAATAGCTGCAGAACAAGTTGGACATGGAAAGACCTCTCTTTCAAGCGTTAAAACGGACTCTTCAGCATTGCTGGAGTGGAAAAACAAAAGGGTTAGCACTGAACAGACAAAGGAATCAGAACGAAAGTCTCTGAGGCCCCAACTGAGTAAAATTGCAATCACTAGCCTTGAGTTCTCTGAGGCTCTTCCTTTTGCTGCCTTTGCATCTTTGCTTGTGGAAACAGTTGCTAAACTTGATCTTGTCATAGAGGAAGTTGAGGAACTGGGGAGATTAGCATGCTTTAAAGAGTTCATACCTGGTGATGAGTTTGTTGTCACTTGTGATGAACCTCGAATTGACGTCTTTCACAACCATTTACCATCTCATGGAGTCGACTGA